One window of Aggregicoccus sp. 17bor-14 genomic DNA carries:
- a CDS encoding GFA family protein yields MKTGGCACGAVRYEVSLALTSVTFCHCSKCRRWHGHVGAWAAVDRPGFRLVEQRGLRWWAASPTVRKGFCGECGSSLLWDEDGASKMSICAGSFDAPSGLTPKAHIYLGSKGDYYEVPDDGLLRREEFTR; encoded by the coding sequence ATGAAGACCGGTGGTTGTGCCTGTGGTGCAGTCCGCTACGAGGTCAGCCTCGCGCTGACCTCCGTCACCTTCTGCCACTGCTCGAAGTGCCGCCGCTGGCACGGCCACGTGGGGGCCTGGGCAGCGGTGGACCGCCCCGGCTTCCGGCTCGTCGAGCAGCGCGGGCTCAGGTGGTGGGCGGCGTCTCCCACGGTGCGCAAGGGCTTCTGCGGCGAGTGCGGCTCGAGCCTGCTGTGGGACGAGGACGGCGCCTCCAAGATGTCCATCTGTGCGGGCTCCTTCGACGCGCCGAGCGGTCTCACGCCCAAGGCGCACATCTACCTGGGCAGCAAGGGCGACTACTACGAGGTGCCCGACGACGGCCTCCTGCGGCGCGAGGAGTTCACGCGCTGA
- the murF gene encoding UDP-N-acetylmuramoyl-tripeptide--D-alanyl-D-alanine ligase: MAVRLSDEQVVQATGATRAAPGARAAYEAVCTDTRALTPGCLFVALEGERFDAHTFLPQAAASGAAGALVKRGKPLPPGIPAGFALYAVDDTLAGLGALARFHRQRFRIPVGAVGGSNGKTTTKEMVGAILAVRGPALKTEGNLNNEVGVPLTLFRLEPSHVAAVIEVGMNRPGEISRLARVTQPDAGLITIVQPEHLEGLGSLEGVADAEAELFQELSPQATAVVNLDDPLIAERAQRTQARRLTFGRAAESDVRLAGVRLRGRAGMTATVRHAGRDWEVELAFVGEHNALNATGAFALALALGYRPEECVAGLASARPYARRLNVVDAPGGVTVVDDCYNANPASMNAALDTLVSLTPEGGRAFAVLGDMLELGAGEQADHTALGERVVGRASRVAFFGPRSVHGLQAARAGGMGDGAAHFTEVEPLVAWLKPQLREGDVVLVKASRGMRLERVVAALTGQAPAGGGH, translated from the coding sequence ATGGCAGTCAGACTCTCCGACGAGCAGGTGGTGCAGGCCACCGGGGCCACCCGGGCCGCGCCCGGCGCCCGCGCGGCCTACGAGGCCGTGTGCACCGACACCCGCGCGCTCACCCCCGGCTGCCTCTTCGTGGCGCTGGAGGGTGAGCGCTTCGATGCGCACACCTTCCTCCCGCAGGCGGCCGCGAGCGGCGCCGCGGGTGCCCTGGTGAAGCGCGGCAAGCCGCTGCCCCCGGGGATTCCCGCGGGCTTCGCGCTCTACGCCGTGGACGACACGCTCGCGGGGCTGGGCGCGCTCGCCCGCTTCCACCGCCAGCGCTTCCGCATCCCGGTGGGCGCGGTGGGAGGCTCCAACGGCAAGACGACGACGAAGGAGATGGTGGGCGCCATCCTCGCGGTGCGCGGGCCGGCGCTGAAGACCGAGGGCAACCTGAACAACGAGGTGGGCGTGCCGCTCACGCTGTTCCGGCTCGAGCCCTCCCACGTGGCGGCGGTCATCGAGGTGGGGATGAACCGGCCGGGGGAGATCTCCCGGCTCGCGCGCGTCACCCAGCCGGACGCGGGGCTCATCACCATCGTGCAGCCCGAGCACCTGGAGGGGCTCGGCAGCCTCGAGGGTGTGGCGGACGCGGAGGCGGAGCTGTTCCAGGAGCTCTCCCCCCAGGCCACCGCGGTGGTGAACCTGGACGACCCGCTCATCGCCGAGCGCGCTCAGCGCACGCAGGCCCGCCGGCTCACCTTCGGGCGGGCGGCCGAGTCGGACGTGCGGCTCGCCGGGGTGCGGCTGCGGGGCCGCGCCGGGATGACCGCCACGGTGCGGCATGCGGGCCGCGACTGGGAGGTGGAGCTCGCCTTCGTGGGCGAGCACAACGCGCTCAACGCCACCGGCGCCTTCGCGCTCGCGCTCGCGCTGGGCTACCGCCCGGAGGAGTGCGTGGCGGGGCTCGCGAGCGCGCGCCCCTACGCGCGCCGGCTCAACGTGGTGGATGCCCCCGGCGGCGTCACGGTGGTGGACGACTGCTACAACGCGAACCCCGCGAGCATGAACGCCGCGCTGGACACCCTGGTGAGCCTCACCCCCGAGGGCGGCCGCGCCTTTGCAGTGCTGGGGGACATGCTGGAGCTGGGCGCAGGCGAGCAGGCGGACCACACGGCGCTGGGCGAGCGGGTGGTGGGAAGGGCCTCGCGCGTGGCCTTCTTCGGGCCGCGCTCGGTGCACGGGCTGCAGGCGGCGCGCGCGGGCGGGATGGGCGACGGGGCAGCGCACTTCACCGAGGTGGAGCCGCTGGTCGCCTGGCTCAAGCCGCAGCTGCGCGAGGGTGACGTGGTGCTGGTGAAGGCGAGCCGCGGCATGCGCCTGGAGCGCGTGGTGGCGGCTCTCACGGGACAGGCCCCGGCCGGAGGGGGCCACTGA
- a CDS encoding bifunctional 2-polyprenyl-6-hydroxyphenol methylase/3-demethylubiquinol 3-O-methyltransferase UbiG: MTPVHLPSEPSPWIVRFAHLVRAGGRVLDVAAGEGRHAAFFLSRGHAVTAVDRTTDALERLKRCDVRRLDLEDGAPWSLGGGWDAIVVTNYLHRPLLPALPGALAPGGVLLYETFAQGHERYGRPSRPEFLLRPGELLEAFVPPLTPVAYEHGLLLRARPCVIQRLVAVAGSADPLPLES, translated from the coding sequence ATGACCCCCGTCCATCTTCCCTCCGAACCTTCCCCGTGGATCGTGCGCTTCGCCCATCTGGTCCGCGCGGGAGGCCGCGTGCTGGACGTGGCGGCGGGCGAGGGCCGGCACGCGGCGTTCTTCCTCTCGCGCGGGCATGCGGTGACGGCGGTGGACCGCACCACGGACGCGCTCGAGCGGCTGAAGCGGTGCGACGTGCGCCGGCTCGACCTCGAGGACGGCGCACCCTGGTCGCTGGGCGGCGGCTGGGATGCGATCGTGGTGACGAACTACCTCCACCGCCCGCTGCTGCCTGCGCTTCCCGGCGCGCTCGCTCCCGGCGGCGTGCTCCTGTACGAGACGTTCGCGCAGGGCCACGAGCGCTACGGCCGCCCGAGCCGCCCCGAGTTCCTGCTGCGCCCCGGGGAGCTGCTCGAGGCCTTCGTTCCGCCCCTCACGCCCGTGGCCTACGAGCACGGGCTGCTGCTGCGCGCGCGGCCCTGCGTCATCCAGCGCCTGGTGGCCGTCGCCGGTAGCGCGGACCCGCTGCCGCTCGAGAGCTGA
- a CDS encoding PilZ domain-containing protein, with protein MKTPAPKAPPGTPTVRLKVSYKSPAALLGEFTRSVGQGVVALETQKDVGVGTRFVFELHASGVEAPVEVLGEVVQVAVQPSGRRLLTVRYDAGGDRAGLDAVLQRIFDTHEHEKMRRFPRIPLNLRATEDAPFSPAFLVRDISRGGLGLEVEAPALPRSVRVGTPFLLEMSMSLGQLPLHGEVVWTTSTQTDRTPALAPGFGVQFGKLRLDIAERLEQLLALSALPPAPWRARVSFGMDAVSRMP; from the coding sequence GTGAAGACCCCCGCCCCCAAGGCCCCGCCGGGAACGCCGACCGTGCGGCTGAAGGTCTCGTACAAGTCGCCCGCGGCGCTGCTGGGGGAGTTCACGCGCAGCGTGGGCCAGGGCGTGGTCGCGCTGGAGACGCAGAAGGACGTGGGCGTGGGCACGCGCTTCGTCTTCGAGCTGCACGCCTCGGGCGTCGAGGCGCCGGTGGAGGTGCTGGGCGAGGTGGTGCAGGTGGCGGTGCAGCCCAGCGGCCGGCGCCTGCTCACCGTGCGCTACGACGCGGGCGGCGACCGCGCAGGGCTGGATGCCGTGCTGCAGCGCATCTTCGACACGCACGAGCACGAGAAGATGCGCCGCTTTCCGCGCATCCCGCTCAACCTGCGCGCCACGGAGGACGCCCCCTTCTCCCCTGCCTTCCTCGTGCGCGACATCTCGCGCGGCGGGCTCGGGCTCGAGGTGGAGGCGCCCGCCCTGCCGCGCAGCGTGCGCGTGGGCACCCCCTTCCTGCTCGAGATGAGCATGTCGCTGGGGCAGCTGCCGCTGCACGGCGAGGTGGTGTGGACCACCAGCACGCAGACCGACCGCACGCCCGCGCTCGCCCCCGGCTTCGGCGTGCAGTTCGGCAAGCTGCGCCTCGACATCGCCGAGCGGCTCGAGCAGCTGCTCGCGCTCAGCGCCCTGCCCCCTGCGCCCTGGCGCGCGCGGGTGAGCTTCGGCATGGACGCGGTCAGCCGGATGCCCTGA
- the rsmH gene encoding 16S rRNA (cytosine(1402)-N(4))-methyltransferase RsmH produces the protein MPSDFHHHTVLLEETVAVLQPGEGKLLVDGTLGGGGHTEALLARGATVVGVDRDPVALAAARARLAAFPRFSARQGNFGELPELVADLAPVDGVLVDLGVSSPQLDVAERGFSFMKDGPLDMRMGDTGRTAAELIADVDEQELAQLLRELGEEPFARPIARELKRALPTRTLEAAEAVKRAVPRRAWPKKIHVATKTFQALRMAVNGELEALDALLAALPTLLKVGGRAAVISFHSLEDRRVKEAFRALVGQCTCPPGLPVCACGGGGHGFAALTRKALSASDAELDVNPRSRSAHLRAVERIK, from the coding sequence GTGCCGTCCGACTTCCACCACCACACCGTGCTGCTCGAGGAGACCGTGGCCGTGCTGCAGCCCGGCGAGGGCAAGCTGCTGGTGGACGGCACCCTGGGCGGGGGCGGCCACACCGAGGCGCTGCTCGCGCGCGGGGCCACGGTGGTGGGCGTGGACCGCGACCCGGTGGCGCTCGCCGCGGCGCGCGCGCGGCTCGCGGCCTTCCCGCGCTTCAGCGCGCGCCAGGGCAACTTCGGCGAGCTGCCGGAGCTGGTGGCGGACCTCGCGCCGGTGGACGGCGTGCTGGTGGACCTGGGCGTGAGCAGCCCGCAGCTGGACGTGGCCGAGCGCGGCTTCTCCTTCATGAAGGACGGCCCGCTGGACATGCGCATGGGGGACACCGGGCGCACCGCGGCGGAGCTCATCGCGGACGTGGACGAGCAGGAGCTCGCGCAGCTCTTGCGCGAGCTGGGCGAGGAGCCCTTTGCCCGGCCCATCGCGCGCGAGCTCAAGCGGGCGCTGCCCACGCGCACGCTGGAGGCGGCCGAGGCGGTGAAGCGCGCGGTGCCCCGGCGCGCCTGGCCGAAGAAGATCCACGTGGCCACCAAGACCTTCCAGGCGCTGCGCATGGCGGTGAACGGCGAGCTCGAGGCGCTGGACGCGCTGCTCGCCGCGCTGCCCACGCTGCTCAAGGTGGGCGGGCGCGCCGCCGTCATCTCCTTCCACTCGCTCGAGGACCGGCGCGTGAAGGAGGCCTTCCGCGCGCTGGTGGGGCAGTGCACCTGCCCGCCGGGGCTGCCGGTGTGCGCGTGCGGCGGAGGCGGGCACGGCTTCGCCGCGCTCACCCGCAAGGCCCTCTCCGCCTCGGACGCGGAGCTCGACGTGAACCCCCGATCCCGCAGCGCACACCTGCGCGCGGTGGAGCGAATCAAATGA
- a CDS encoding STAS domain-containing protein, whose amino-acid sequence MNWAIAERAARATGGAERVETVLLEGELSEQELVQVADELTRRAGRGARLLVLDFSEVPHLNYRGVRPLMERAAQLRRAGGDVKLSGLSPYLKAIFRAAGAHDAFEFYPHMSDARAAFAHARAPFV is encoded by the coding sequence ATGAACTGGGCGATTGCAGAGCGGGCGGCGCGGGCGACGGGCGGAGCCGAGCGCGTGGAGACGGTGCTGCTGGAGGGCGAGCTCTCCGAGCAGGAGCTGGTGCAGGTGGCCGACGAGCTCACCCGGCGCGCGGGCCGCGGCGCGCGCCTGCTGGTGCTGGACTTCAGCGAGGTGCCGCACCTGAACTACCGCGGCGTGCGCCCGCTGATGGAGCGCGCCGCACAGCTGCGCCGCGCGGGCGGGGACGTGAAGCTCTCCGGCCTCTCGCCCTACCTGAAGGCCATCTTCCGCGCGGCGGGTGCCCACGACGCCTTCGAGTTCTACCCGCACATGTCCGATGCGCGCGCCGCCTTCGCGCACGCGCGCGCTCCCTTCGTCTGA
- the ftsL gene encoding cell division protein FtsL: MSKLGKGGRGTGFGASAGTRGSVSVAGVLAHLLPAVAVMVLLTAVGLVHVTGRVMVVDAGYRLSRSEAESRTLQRENDRLKLELATLKTPARLERLAREKLGMGLPATGAVIALAPARTPARVQARSSHAVQVAERSAGQ, encoded by the coding sequence ATGAGCAAGCTGGGCAAGGGTGGACGCGGCACGGGGTTCGGCGCGAGCGCAGGGACGCGCGGCAGCGTGAGCGTGGCGGGGGTGCTCGCGCACCTGCTGCCGGCCGTGGCGGTGATGGTGCTGCTCACCGCGGTGGGCCTCGTGCACGTGACGGGCCGCGTGATGGTGGTGGACGCGGGCTACCGCCTCAGCCGCTCGGAGGCCGAGAGCCGCACGCTGCAGCGCGAGAACGACCGGCTGAAGCTGGAGCTCGCCACGCTCAAGACCCCGGCGCGCCTCGAGCGGCTCGCGCGCGAGAAGCTGGGCATGGGGCTGCCGGCCACAGGCGCCGTCATCGCGCTCGCGCCGGCGCGCACGCCCGCGCGCGTGCAGGCGCGCAGCAGCCACGCGGTGCAGGTGGCCGAGCGGAGCGCCGGGCAGTGA
- a CDS encoding penicillin-binding protein, which translates to MRDFKSVRAPDAGPGGGVAGGSRWLRLRVLLMLALFLGLLAVALGRAVKLQVFDRDQLRGMAQDQYMRQIEIPARRGDIFDRRGAPLAQSVEVDSVWVDPSMLPDVKGAARALAKRLRLDPDELTVRLTRSRRFAWVKRQVTPREAESVKELALPGIGFTKEPKRFYPQRELGAHVVGMVGMDGRGLEGLELAFDDELSGQNSRLSGLRDAKGRKLLTQGGTADPLERQGAAITLTLDRHLQFVTERALSHAVEEAKGVAGMAVVLDPKTGEILALANDPRFNPNTPETGLKNAIRNRAALDTFEPGSTMKAFVVAAALETGAVKPEQTFFCENGAWRIGRNVVNDTHKYGWLTPERVLQVSSNIGVSKIAQQLGRERMVEAYHAFGFAERTGLSLPGEGRGVVPFPKADISFATQSFGQGMTATAVQLAAGYGALANGGVLMRPYLVQKVVDPDGVVLLENRPTEVRQAVSAKTARQVVKMLESVVLKEGTAPKAAMEQYRVAGKTGTAQKADPVARGYSDKRIASFIGMVPAEDPRLVILVVVDEPKTDVYGGLVAAPAFKEIAQQALAHLAVPPSREAPVPVPVATQGSGKGLPASPSPVATVSAVRGAVPSVELVEPAGEGSVHVPALLGQAGREAVSRLLAAGLQPELLGSGRVVAQNPAPGAVVEKGSRVTVELSARQ; encoded by the coding sequence GTGAGAGACTTCAAGAGCGTCCGGGCGCCGGATGCCGGCCCGGGCGGCGGGGTGGCCGGCGGGAGCCGCTGGCTGCGCCTGCGCGTGCTGCTGATGCTCGCGCTGTTCCTCGGCCTGCTCGCGGTGGCGCTGGGGCGCGCGGTGAAGCTGCAGGTGTTCGACCGCGACCAGCTGCGCGGCATGGCGCAGGACCAGTACATGCGCCAGATCGAGATCCCCGCGCGCCGCGGCGATATCTTCGACCGGCGCGGCGCCCCGCTCGCGCAGAGCGTGGAGGTGGACTCGGTCTGGGTGGACCCCTCGATGCTCCCGGACGTGAAGGGGGCCGCGCGCGCGCTCGCCAAGCGCCTGAGGCTGGACCCCGACGAGCTCACGGTGCGCCTCACCCGCTCGCGCCGCTTCGCGTGGGTGAAGCGCCAGGTGACCCCGCGCGAGGCCGAGAGCGTGAAGGAGCTCGCGCTTCCGGGCATCGGCTTCACGAAGGAGCCCAAGCGCTTCTACCCGCAGCGCGAGCTGGGCGCGCACGTGGTGGGCATGGTGGGCATGGACGGGCGCGGCCTCGAGGGCCTCGAGCTCGCCTTCGACGACGAGCTCTCCGGGCAGAACTCGCGGCTCTCGGGCCTGCGCGATGCGAAGGGGCGCAAGCTGCTCACGCAAGGGGGCACCGCGGACCCGCTCGAGCGCCAGGGCGCGGCCATCACCCTCACGCTGGACCGGCACCTGCAGTTCGTCACCGAGCGCGCGCTGAGCCACGCGGTGGAGGAGGCGAAGGGGGTGGCCGGGATGGCGGTGGTGCTGGACCCCAAGACGGGGGAGATCCTCGCGCTCGCCAACGACCCGCGCTTCAACCCCAACACCCCGGAGACGGGGCTGAAGAACGCCATCCGCAACCGCGCCGCGCTGGACACCTTCGAGCCCGGCTCCACGATGAAGGCCTTCGTGGTGGCCGCCGCGCTGGAGACCGGCGCGGTGAAGCCCGAGCAGACCTTCTTCTGTGAGAACGGCGCCTGGCGCATCGGGCGCAACGTCGTCAACGACACGCACAAGTACGGCTGGCTCACGCCCGAGCGCGTGCTGCAGGTCTCGAGCAACATCGGCGTCTCGAAGATTGCCCAGCAGCTGGGCCGCGAGCGCATGGTCGAGGCCTACCACGCGTTCGGCTTCGCGGAGCGCACGGGCCTGTCCCTGCCGGGCGAGGGGCGCGGCGTGGTGCCCTTCCCCAAGGCGGACATCTCCTTTGCCACCCAGTCCTTCGGCCAGGGCATGACGGCCACCGCCGTGCAGCTCGCCGCGGGCTACGGGGCGCTGGCCAACGGCGGCGTGCTGATGCGCCCCTACCTCGTCCAGAAGGTGGTGGACCCGGACGGCGTGGTGCTGCTCGAGAACCGCCCCACCGAGGTGCGCCAGGCGGTGAGCGCGAAGACCGCGCGCCAGGTGGTGAAGATGCTGGAGAGCGTGGTGCTCAAGGAGGGCACCGCGCCCAAGGCCGCCATGGAGCAGTACCGGGTGGCGGGCAAGACGGGCACCGCGCAGAAGGCGGACCCGGTGGCGCGCGGCTACTCGGACAAGCGCATCGCGTCCTTCATCGGCATGGTGCCCGCGGAGGACCCGCGCCTCGTCATCCTCGTCGTGGTGGACGAGCCGAAGACGGACGTGTACGGGGGGCTCGTGGCTGCCCCCGCCTTCAAGGAGATCGCCCAGCAGGCGCTCGCGCACCTCGCGGTGCCGCCCTCGCGCGAGGCGCCCGTGCCCGTGCCCGTGGCTACCCAGGGCTCCGGCAAGGGCCTGCCCGCCAGCCCGTCCCCCGTGGCCACGGTGAGCGCGGTGCGCGGCGCGGTGCCCTCGGTGGAGCTGGTGGAGCCTGCGGGGGAGGGGAGCGTGCACGTGCCGGCGCTGCTCGGTCAGGCGGGGCGCGAGGCAGTGAGCAGGCTCCTGGCCGCCGGGCTCCAGCCAGAGTTGTTGGGGAGTGGACGGGTTGTCGCGCAAAATCCCGCCCCCGGAGCGGTGGTGGAAAAGGGTTCGCGGGTCACGGTGGAGCTGTCCGCGCGGCAATGA
- the mraY gene encoding phospho-N-acetylmuramoyl-pentapeptide-transferase yields MLFFLYEWLASTEAARFLNFLRYPTFRIIAAGVSALLLGMLVGPGLIERLRFKQHGQSNVREDTPDTHKKKKGTPTMGGALILLCIVAGTLMFCDLRSRAVWAVFILTVGYGFTGFLDDWLKLSKRNSKGLAGRKKLVLQTLFFAIAVFGVMTDWTGGHPHLLIDTRLTLPFVPTHWFSPDLGIFYVIFAGFVVVGTSNAVNLTDGLDGLAIVPTIISAITFAVLCYVAGTTLSISDVETVNGAARLVGVPLYQYLGIPQVPGGAELAVFCAAIVGAGISFLWFNTYPASVFMGDIGSLALGGALGGLAMLSKNEVVSAIIHGVFLAEALSVMIQVTSFKLTGRRVFKMAPVHHHFELKGMAEPKIIVRFWIAAILCGGVALLSLKLR; encoded by the coding sequence ATGCTCTTCTTCCTCTACGAGTGGCTCGCGAGCACCGAGGCCGCCCGCTTCCTCAACTTCCTGCGCTACCCCACCTTCCGCATCATCGCGGCCGGGGTGAGCGCGCTGCTGCTGGGCATGCTGGTGGGCCCCGGGCTCATCGAGCGGCTGCGCTTCAAGCAGCACGGCCAGAGCAACGTGCGCGAGGACACGCCGGACACGCACAAGAAGAAGAAGGGGACGCCCACCATGGGCGGCGCCCTCATCCTGCTGTGCATCGTGGCCGGCACGCTGATGTTCTGCGACCTGCGCAGCCGCGCGGTGTGGGCGGTGTTCATCCTCACCGTGGGCTACGGCTTCACCGGCTTCCTGGACGACTGGCTCAAGCTCTCCAAGCGCAACAGCAAGGGGCTCGCGGGGCGCAAGAAGCTGGTGCTGCAGACGCTGTTCTTCGCCATCGCCGTGTTCGGCGTGATGACCGACTGGACGGGCGGGCACCCGCACCTGCTCATCGACACGCGGCTCACGCTGCCCTTCGTGCCCACGCACTGGTTCAGCCCGGACCTGGGCATCTTCTACGTCATCTTCGCGGGCTTCGTGGTGGTGGGCACCAGCAACGCGGTGAACCTCACGGACGGCCTGGACGGGCTCGCCATCGTGCCCACCATCATCTCGGCCATCACCTTCGCGGTGCTCTGCTACGTGGCGGGCACCACGCTCTCCATCTCGGACGTGGAGACGGTGAACGGCGCGGCGCGGCTGGTGGGCGTGCCGCTCTACCAGTACCTGGGCATCCCGCAGGTGCCGGGCGGCGCGGAGCTCGCGGTGTTCTGCGCGGCGATCGTGGGCGCGGGCATCTCCTTCCTCTGGTTCAACACCTACCCGGCCAGCGTCTTCATGGGGGACATCGGCTCGCTCGCGCTGGGCGGCGCGCTGGGCGGGCTCGCCATGCTCTCCAAGAACGAGGTGGTGAGCGCCATCATCCACGGCGTGTTCCTCGCCGAGGCGCTCTCGGTGATGATCCAGGTGACCTCCTTCAAGCTCACCGGCCGGCGCGTCTTCAAGATGGCCCCGGTGCACCACCACTTCGAGCTCAAGGGCATGGCGGAGCCGAAGATCATCGTGCGCTTCTGGATCGCCGCCATCCTGTGCGGCGGGGTGGCGCTGCTCTCGCTCAAGCTGCGCTGA
- the mraZ gene encoding division/cell wall cluster transcriptional repressor MraZ gives MFRGVYEHQIDAKGRTSLPAKLRDTLTGAYDERLIITTALDPCLHAYPVREWEALETALAKRNPMEPGVKTLMRLYVASAQECPLDKLGRVLIPPSLRAHAGLEKDLVWAGMVKVIEVWSVTGWAKAQADARNEVESADVMRVLTELRQ, from the coding sequence GTGTTCCGAGGCGTCTATGAGCACCAGATCGACGCAAAGGGCCGCACGAGCCTGCCGGCCAAGCTGCGCGACACGCTCACCGGCGCCTACGACGAGCGGCTCATCATCACGACCGCGCTGGACCCCTGCCTGCACGCCTATCCGGTGCGCGAGTGGGAGGCGCTCGAGACGGCGCTCGCCAAGCGCAACCCCATGGAGCCGGGGGTCAAGACGCTGATGCGCCTCTACGTGGCCAGCGCCCAGGAGTGCCCGCTGGACAAGCTGGGGCGCGTGCTCATCCCGCCCTCGCTGCGCGCGCACGCGGGGCTGGAGAAGGACCTGGTGTGGGCGGGGATGGTGAAGGTGATCGAGGTGTGGAGCGTGACGGGCTGGGCGAAGGCGCAGGCGGACGCGCGCAACGAGGTGGAGAGCGCGGACGTGATGCGGGTGCTCACGGAGCTTCGGCAGTAA
- a CDS encoding UDP-N-acetylmuramoyl-L-alanyl-D-glutamate--2,6-diaminopimelate ligase: MKLTDVLAGCGAEQTSGGRSAVDVTGVTQDSRKVKPGDVFVAVPGTKEDGAKYVGEAISRGAVAVVAEQPAASQIPFFKVSNAHKALALIAANFYGRPAQGLTLLGVTGTNGKTTTSYLLQAMSTAGYASTGVIGTLGARFAGRSVETQHTTPDPVELHRILREMVDAGIENVVMEVSSHALIQERVHGLTFRAAAFTNLTRDHLDFHKDLEEYFQAKRKLFSENLSAGGVAVVNGDDTSASRIYNELRGQKRMAWKFSRQGAGEISATDVTFSLQGIKATLKTPAGDIPVKSKLIGPHNLENILAAAGIALGAGFSRRDVQEGIERMTGVPGRMERVDGAVAPGASGPAVLVDYAHTDDALKRALEAARALAKGRVIVVFGCGGERDKGKRPLMGAVAGEGADLAVVTSDNPRSEDPEDIIGQVTPGLEKVGLRRISAGKAKSGERGYLVESDRKEAIQVAVSLAKDEDVVLVAGKGHEAYQQVEAERIPFDDREIAARALATRA, from the coding sequence ATGAAGCTGACGGATGTCCTGGCAGGGTGTGGGGCGGAGCAGACCTCGGGTGGGCGCTCCGCGGTGGACGTGACGGGCGTCACGCAGGACTCCCGGAAGGTGAAGCCGGGGGACGTGTTCGTGGCGGTGCCGGGCACGAAGGAGGACGGGGCGAAGTACGTGGGCGAGGCGATCAGCCGCGGCGCCGTGGCGGTGGTGGCCGAGCAGCCCGCGGCCTCTCAGATTCCCTTCTTCAAGGTCTCCAACGCGCACAAGGCGCTCGCGCTCATCGCGGCGAACTTCTACGGCCGCCCCGCGCAGGGCCTCACCCTGCTGGGCGTCACCGGCACCAACGGCAAGACCACCACCAGCTACCTGCTGCAGGCGATGAGCACCGCGGGCTACGCGTCCACGGGCGTCATCGGCACGCTGGGCGCGCGCTTCGCGGGCCGCTCGGTGGAGACCCAGCACACCACGCCGGACCCGGTGGAGCTGCACCGCATCCTGCGCGAGATGGTGGATGCGGGGATCGAGAACGTGGTCATGGAAGTCAGCAGCCACGCGCTCATCCAGGAGCGCGTGCACGGCCTCACCTTCCGCGCCGCCGCCTTCACCAACCTCACGCGCGACCACCTCGACTTCCACAAGGACCTCGAGGAGTACTTCCAGGCGAAGCGCAAGCTGTTCTCGGAGAACTTGAGTGCGGGCGGGGTCGCGGTGGTGAACGGCGACGACACCAGCGCGAGCCGCATCTACAACGAGCTGCGCGGCCAGAAGCGCATGGCGTGGAAGTTCAGCCGCCAGGGCGCCGGGGAGATCAGCGCCACGGACGTGACCTTCTCCTTGCAGGGCATCAAGGCCACGCTGAAGACGCCCGCGGGCGACATCCCGGTGAAGAGCAAGCTCATCGGGCCGCACAACCTGGAGAACATCCTCGCGGCGGCCGGCATCGCGCTCGGGGCGGGCTTCAGCCGCCGCGACGTGCAGGAGGGCATCGAGCGGATGACCGGCGTGCCCGGGCGCATGGAGCGCGTGGACGGCGCGGTGGCGCCGGGCGCGAGCGGCCCCGCGGTGCTCGTGGACTACGCGCACACGGACGACGCGCTCAAGCGCGCGCTGGAGGCCGCGCGCGCGCTGGCCAAGGGCCGCGTCATCGTCGTGTTCGGCTGCGGCGGCGAGCGCGACAAGGGCAAGCGTCCGCTGATGGGCGCGGTGGCCGGGGAGGGCGCGGACCTCGCCGTGGTGACCAGCGACAACCCGCGCAGCGAGGACCCCGAGGACATCATCGGCCAGGTGACGCCGGGGCTCGAGAAGGTGGGCCTGCGGCGCATCAGCGCGGGCAAGGCCAAGAGCGGCGAGCGCGGCTACCTGGTGGAGAGCGACCGCAAGGAGGCCATCCAGGTGGCGGTGAGCCTCGCCAAGGACGAGGACGTGGTGCTGGTGGCCGGCAAGGGGCACGAGGCCTACCAGCAGGTGGAGGCCGAGCGCATTCCCTTCGACGACCGCGAGATCGCGGCCCGGGCGCTGGCCACGCGCGCCTAG